In Alteromonas sp. RKMC-009, the genomic stretch GTCCTGTTGCCGGGCCTGCCAGCGTTTCACCAAAACCGGTATGGCGCACAGCGTTCTGCTGACGCAGAGCGCCGTGGCTGGTGGTTGCCTGATAAAGTCTTACAGAAGGCAAAACAGAACGAAAGATCTCATCTCCCCCCATACCGTTTTGCAGCAGCAAGGCCGGCGTATTATTCGTAAAAACGTGAGACCACTGTATCAACGCTTCTTTCAGTTGATAAACCTTCACAGGAATAACAATCAGATCGAACAGAATATCCACCGGGCTGTCCGAAGTAATGATGGTGTCAGGCAAGGAAACCGTGCTGTCATTTTGCAATGTCACCGTCTTAACGGTGGTCTGTTGCGCACCAGAGCGGGGCTGTCTCACTGCACGGGTGACATCAAAGCCGGCTTCCAGTGCCTTTGCAGCAAAGAGTGAACCTACAGCGCCGCTGCCTATAACACAGAGCCTGACTGACATTACCGGCTCTTTATTTCCGGCAGGGTGAAAGATGGCCAGGGCAGTGACCGGTTGTCCGGCTGTTCCGCAAGCCAGCCGGAAAATGCCTCAGAGACAAAGCGCGAGCCTTCCTCAGGCGTACAGGTGATGCTGAAATCCTCACCGTTATAGCAAAAGTGTAATTGCCACGCGTGCAGATAGACACGGTCAGCCTCTTGGCCGCCATATAACGTGTCACCCAGAATAGGCGCACCCAGACTTTTCATGGCAACTCGTATCTGATGGGTTTTCCCGGTAAGCGGTTTAACCAGCGCAATGCGTCCGGTTTCAGCACGGTGATAACTGAAGAACTGGGTGACAGCCGGATTTTCGCGGGTTTTCATCAGCACATGCTGTCCACGGCGCCGGTTTTTCATATCACCGGCTATGGTGCCCTGTTTCTTCGCCGGTTTTCCCGACAGGATGGCCAGATAATATTTTTGTATGTCACGACCGGCAAACAGCCCGCTTAACTGTGCGGCTGCAGAAGCATTGCGGGCGATCAACAGACAGCCCGAAGTTACAGTATCGAGACGGTGACATAAGTAAAGTTGCTGTTCACCGGTGAGTGCCCGGACAGCATGTATCACGCCCAGCGCGTCATCGTGCATAGGCATGCCGACGGGTTTATGAATGACATAGAAGTCGGGATGTTCAAAACACATCCCGACAGAGGTAGCGGGGCTATCCACGGATCAGGTTCAGTGCGGTATCGTAATCAAGTTCGTCAATGGCATCACGCAGGGTTTGCTGTAATGCCGGATCCGGCGTGGTGGCGGCCAGCCAGCTGTCCAGCTGATCCTGTGCAATAAATTCACTTTGTTCCAGCGCCTGAATAAAGGCAGCAGGCGCCTGACCGGTTTGCGGAGCAGAAGCCGGGGATTCAGCGGTACCGGTGGTGGCTACAGCAGGCTCACTGTCCTGTTGACCGGCTGCCGGCGCATTCATAGCGGCTTCTGCGGCTTGCAGGTCGTCAAGCAAGGCCGGATTAGCCTGTAATGTTGCGATAGCGTCCAGGGTAACAACCACTGTTTGCTTGAGGGCAGGGAGGGAAGCCGGCACCGTTTCCTGCGCTTTAAGCTCGTTTTCTGTTTCTTTACAGGTCAGGTGAAGCTGGTTAATCCCCAGATTACTCGATACCCCTTTGATGGTATGAATATACACTCTGGCTTCCTGCCAGTCACAGTTATCGAGTAAAGTTTGAAGTTTATCTGAGGCGTGCTGGTATTCGTCGGCAAACTTTTGCAAAAGTCGCAGAAACAGCGTTTTATTCCCACTTAACTGAGAAAGGCCAAATTCGAGATTGATTATCTTTTCGGCAGAATCCATACAGTCTCTCCAGGTGTTTACACCAGTGTATTTCATTAATAAATAAATTGATACAAAGGGGTTAAGGAGACCTGGGCTTTCTGAGCCAAATTCTGGTAGTCTCAGTAACAATCTGTATTCTGTTCCGGCACAACGGGGCAGACCTGTTTAAGACGGATTGTCTTAACAGTGACGAACTTACAATGAAAAAAGGAAGCCTGATGGCGTTATCTCTGGCCACAAAAGTTTTAGTGTGTGCGAGCGTTGCAGTGTCATTAAGCGGATGTCAGTCTCAGAAGCCTGCTGAGCAGACAACCGTTGCGGTGCAGGAGCAGCAAGTCCATATCCCCTACGAAAAATATACGCTGGATAACGGCCTGACCGTTATTTTGCATGAGGACCATTCTGATCCACTGGTACACGTGGATGTGACGTATCACGTAGGCAGTGCGCGGGAAGATGTCGGTAAGTCCGGCTTTGCCCATTTCTTCGAACATATGATGTTCCAGGGCTCAGAGCATGTTGCTGATGAAGAACACTTCAGGATCATCACTGAAGCCGGCGGAACCCTGAACGGAACCACCAATACAGACCGGACCAATTACTTTGAAAGTGTACCGGCTAATCAGCTTGAAAAAGTACTGTGGCTTGAAGCCGACCGCATGGGCTTTTTGCTGCCGGCGGTAAATCAGACCAAGTTTGAGAACCAGCGCGATACCGTGAAAAATGAGCGGGCGCAGCGGGTGGATAATCAACCTTACGGATTGCGGTCTGAGAAAAATGGTGAAGCCCTGTATCCGGCAGGCCATCCTTATTCCTGGTCCACCATCGGTTATGTGGAAGATCTCGACCGGGTTGATGTAAACGATCTGAAAGCCTTCTTTAAGCGCTGGTATGGTCCTAACAATGCCGTGCTGACCATTGGTGGCGACATAGATGTCGCGCAGACCAGAGCGTGGGTGGAAAAGTATTTTGGCCCGGTGCCCCGTGGTCCTGAGGTGGCAGATCCTGAGCCACAGCCGGTAACCCTGAAGGAAGACCGGTACGTGACGGTAGAAGACAAAGTGCATCTGCCTTTACTGCAAATCACGTTTCCTACGGTTTACGCCAGGCACCCTGATGAAGCGCCTCTTGATGTACTCGCTGACATTCTCGGCGGCGGTAAAACATCGCTGTTCTATAAAAACCTGGTGAAAGAAGGCGTTGCGGTTCAGGCGGGTGTTTCTCACCCCTGTCGTGAACTGGCCTGCGAGTTTCAGTTACTGGCACTGGCGAATCCGCAGAAGGTAGAAAAGCTTGCTACGCTGAAGACGCTGGTTGATGAGACACTGACAGAGTTTGAAACCCGCGGCGTTAATGAAGATGATCTTCAGCGCACCAAAGGCGGGATTGAAGCATCAACCATTTTCGGTCTGCAAAGTGTATCGGGTAAAGTCAGTGCCCTGTCCGGCGGGGAAACCTTTTACGGCCAACCTGACCTGGTTCAGGCTGATCTTGACCGTTACCGTAACGTGACAGCAGAAGATGTTATGCGGGTTTACCGTCAGTACATTAAAGGCAAGCATGCTGTGACCGTGTCTGTGGTACCTCAGGGGCATCCGGAAATGGCGGCTGCCCCGCAAAACTTCACGCTTCCGCCCCGTGATATTCCCGGACCTGACGAGTCTGCCGGTGACGTGGTGACGGCGGAAATTAAAGATTCGTTTGACCGGACAGTGGTTCCGGAAGCGGGTCCTGCGCCGACGGTGCATGTGCCTGAATTCTGGAAAACTAAATTAGCGCCGGGTATCGATATGCTTGGTGTAACCAGCGCTGAAACGCCAACGGTGACACTGACGCTGAATCTGGAAGGCGGCATGCTGCTCGACCCGCAGGATAAGGCCGGTCTGGCTTATCTCACGGCTGCGATGATGAATGAATCAACGGAAAATTATTCCAACGAAGCGTTATCAAATGAACTGGCGAAACTGGGCAGTTCGGTGAGCTTCAGCGCGTCAGGCCGTTACACCCAGGTGTCAGTATCGTCGCTGACAAAGTATCTGGATGAAACCATGGCACTGGTGCAGGAAAAGCTGTTTCATCCTGCATTCAATGAAGAAGATTTCAACCGGCTGAAAGCCCGCATGGCGCAGAGTCTGCAGCAAAGTATGCGTAATCCGGATTACCTGGCAAACCGTGCAAAAGAAAAAGTGTTATACGGAGAAGAAAACCGGGTAAGCCTGCCGGCTTCCGGTACCCTTGAAACACTGGCTAATATCGAACTGGCCGACATCAAAGACTTCTACAGCAAGTATTACACGCCGTCCCATGCCA encodes the following:
- a CDS encoding ketopantoate reductase family protein, which translates into the protein MSVRLCVIGSGAVGSLFAAKALEAGFDVTRAVRQPRSGAQQTTVKTVTLQNDSTVSLPDTIITSDSPVDILFDLIVIPVKVYQLKEALIQWSHVFTNNTPALLLQNGMGGDEIFRSVLPSVRLYQATTSHGALRQQNAVRHTGFGETLAGPATGQNRNDSADEKVFRILGQAFPPVTRCDNIALALWQKLSVNLVINPLTALHNIRNGQLTEPAYDAVISSLCRETSLVMEACGYKESADFLKNRVLRVAGATAANYSSMHQDAAHGRPLETGAITGYLLQKAAAHHIPVPAHQSLFDALTDRFPA
- a CDS encoding TIGR01621 family pseudouridine synthase, producing MDSPATSVGMCFEHPDFYVIHKPVGMPMHDDALGVIHAVRALTGEQQLYLCHRLDTVTSGCLLIARNASAAAQLSGLFAGRDIQKYYLAILSGKPAKKQGTIAGDMKNRRRGQHVLMKTRENPAVTQFFSYHRAETGRIALVKPLTGKTHQIRVAMKSLGAPILGDTLYGGQEADRVYLHAWQLHFCYNGEDFSITCTPEEGSRFVSEAFSGWLAEQPDNRSLPWPSFTLPEIKSR
- a CDS encoding Hpt domain-containing protein encodes the protein MDSAEKIINLEFGLSQLSGNKTLFLRLLQKFADEYQHASDKLQTLLDNCDWQEARVYIHTIKGVSSNLGINQLHLTCKETENELKAQETVPASLPALKQTVVVTLDAIATLQANPALLDDLQAAEAAMNAPAAGQQDSEPAVATTGTAESPASAPQTGQAPAAFIQALEQSEFIAQDQLDSWLAATTPDPALQQTLRDAIDELDYDTALNLIRG
- a CDS encoding M16 family metallopeptidase, giving the protein MALSLATKVLVCASVAVSLSGCQSQKPAEQTTVAVQEQQVHIPYEKYTLDNGLTVILHEDHSDPLVHVDVTYHVGSAREDVGKSGFAHFFEHMMFQGSEHVADEEHFRIITEAGGTLNGTTNTDRTNYFESVPANQLEKVLWLEADRMGFLLPAVNQTKFENQRDTVKNERAQRVDNQPYGLRSEKNGEALYPAGHPYSWSTIGYVEDLDRVDVNDLKAFFKRWYGPNNAVLTIGGDIDVAQTRAWVEKYFGPVPRGPEVADPEPQPVTLKEDRYVTVEDKVHLPLLQITFPTVYARHPDEAPLDVLADILGGGKTSLFYKNLVKEGVAVQAGVSHPCRELACEFQLLALANPQKVEKLATLKTLVDETLTEFETRGVNEDDLQRTKGGIEASTIFGLQSVSGKVSALSGGETFYGQPDLVQADLDRYRNVTAEDVMRVYRQYIKGKHAVTVSVVPQGHPEMAAAPQNFTLPPRDIPGPDESAGDVVTAEIKDSFDRTVVPEAGPAPTVHVPEFWKTKLAPGIDMLGVTSAETPTVTLTLNLEGGMLLDPQDKAGLAYLTAAMMNESTENYSNEALSNELAKLGSSVSFSASGRYTQVSVSSLTKYLDETMALVQEKLFHPAFNEEDFNRLKARMAQSLQQSMRNPDYLANRAKEKVLYGEENRVSLPASGTLETLANIELADIKDFYSKYYTPSHATIVAVSDLTQVQMASALSFLSTWQPADYTIPVFSDFPEYDKTQIFVVDNPQAVQSVVYLVKRALTFDATGDYFLARLMNFPLGGAFNSRINLNLREDKGYTYGASTSFIGGKTLGWFEAHANVTAVNTADSIKEMMKEIKLYREQGMTEEELRFMQNAFTLSDALEYETPSSKVAFLRQLLAYDLADDYRETQTSLIRNMTTDRLNAVAQRELNLDEMQIIVVGDAEALAPQLATLDLPVVPLSLN